From a region of the Actinomycetota bacterium genome:
- the xerD gene encoding site-specific tyrosine recombinase XerD translates to MTIAENVQPSRSQLDPRLVKHADRFLDHLAVERGVAPNTQVAYRRDLRLYLAYLAERRITDPTKVGEQDITDFLAMLREREYSPGKRYSSATVARVLAAVRGFHKFLVREGVSRADPAEPVGSPRVPRSLPRALPVEDVERLLAAVPADGAIASRDQAILELLYAAGLRISELTALDVDDLDLEERSVRCIGKGSKERIVPLGRAAVDSLKRYLTQARPGLAKTASGAAVFLNARGTRLTRQGCWKLLKKHAAAAELRRRISPHTLRHSFATHLLDGGADIRVVQELLGHASVSTTQVYTLVSRERLREVYDSAHPRAKRARARKG, encoded by the coding sequence ATGACTATCGCGGAAAACGTTCAGCCTTCCCGGTCGCAGCTCGACCCGCGGCTGGTTAAGCACGCCGATCGGTTCCTCGATCACCTGGCGGTGGAGCGCGGCGTCGCGCCGAACACGCAGGTGGCGTACCGGCGCGACTTGCGCCTGTACCTCGCGTATCTCGCCGAACGCCGGATCACCGACCCGACCAAGGTAGGGGAGCAGGACATCACCGATTTCCTCGCGATGCTGCGTGAACGCGAGTACTCCCCGGGGAAGCGCTACTCGAGCGCGACGGTCGCGCGGGTGCTCGCTGCGGTGCGCGGGTTCCACAAGTTCCTCGTCCGTGAAGGCGTTTCGCGAGCCGATCCCGCCGAGCCGGTGGGCTCGCCACGGGTGCCTCGCTCGCTGCCCCGAGCCCTCCCGGTCGAGGATGTCGAGCGGCTGCTCGCGGCGGTCCCGGCCGACGGCGCCATCGCGTCGCGGGATCAAGCGATCTTGGAGTTGCTGTACGCGGCCGGCCTTCGCATATCGGAGCTGACCGCGCTCGACGTCGACGATCTCGACCTCGAGGAGCGTTCCGTACGCTGCATCGGGAAGGGATCGAAGGAGCGGATCGTGCCGCTCGGCCGCGCAGCGGTGGATTCACTCAAGCGCTATCTGACACAGGCGCGTCCCGGCCTCGCCAAGACTGCGTCCGGCGCGGCCGTTTTCCTCAACGCGCGAGGCACCCGCCTTACCCGGCAGGGGTGCTGGAAGCTTCTCAAGAAGCACGCCGCGGCGGCAGAGCTCCGGCGACGGATCTCTCCGCACACGCTCCGCCACTCGTTCGCCACCCATCTGCTCGACGGCGGAGCCGACATCCGCGTGGTTCAGGAACTGCTCGGCCACGCGAGCGTCTCGACCACGCAGGTATACACGCTCGTGAGTCGCGAGCGACTCCGGGAGGTCTACGATTCCGCGCATCCGCGAGCCAAGCGTGCCCGGGCGCGGAAGGGATAG
- the ald gene encoding alanine dehydrogenase, whose translation MIIGVPKEVMEAEYRVAMTPVGVRELTEEGHRILVERDAGAGSSIPDVAFERAGAELVRSAEDVWERADLILKVKEPQRSEFAPMREGQIQFTYLHLAAHRDVTEALIDRRVTAIAYETVESADGRLPLLAPMSEIAGRMASHVAAHLLERAAGGRGILLSGVSGVHPARVCVIGAGMAGMNAAWIAQGMEAEVVLLDRNVERLRYVDHIHKGRILTLASASLIIEEQVALADVVIGAVLVTGALAPKLITEAMVASMKPGSVFVDISIDQGGCSETSRVTTHTHPTYVTHGVVHYCVGNMPGAVPHTSTYALTNATLPYVVALARKGFAGAIREDPALAKGVNVHEGRVTNRPVAEAHGLEYTPLTALVPVES comes from the coding sequence ATGATCATCGGCGTGCCCAAAGAGGTGATGGAGGCCGAGTACCGCGTCGCCATGACGCCGGTCGGCGTCCGCGAACTGACCGAGGAAGGCCACCGGATCCTCGTCGAGCGCGACGCGGGAGCCGGCTCCTCGATCCCCGACGTCGCCTTCGAGCGGGCCGGCGCCGAGCTGGTCCGTTCCGCCGAAGATGTATGGGAACGAGCCGATCTGATCCTCAAGGTCAAAGAGCCGCAGCGCTCGGAATTCGCGCCGATGCGCGAAGGTCAGATCCAGTTCACGTACCTGCACCTGGCGGCGCATCGCGACGTGACCGAGGCGCTGATCGATCGACGGGTCACGGCGATCGCCTACGAGACCGTCGAAAGCGCGGACGGGCGGCTGCCGCTCCTCGCGCCGATGTCGGAGATCGCCGGACGGATGGCCTCACACGTTGCCGCGCACCTCCTGGAACGCGCTGCAGGCGGCCGCGGGATCCTGCTCTCCGGCGTGTCCGGCGTCCACCCGGCACGTGTCTGCGTGATCGGCGCCGGGATGGCGGGGATGAACGCCGCCTGGATCGCGCAAGGAATGGAAGCGGAGGTCGTGCTGCTGGACCGCAACGTCGAGCGGCTCCGGTACGTGGACCACATCCACAAGGGCCGGATCCTGACGCTCGCCTCCGCGTCGCTGATCATCGAGGAGCAAGTTGCGCTCGCCGACGTCGTGATCGGCGCGGTTCTCGTCACCGGGGCGCTCGCTCCGAAGCTCATCACCGAGGCGATGGTTGCCTCGATGAAACCGGGCTCCGTGTTCGTCGATATCTCGATCGACCAGGGTGGATGCTCCGAAACGAGCCGCGTCACCACCCACACGCACCCGACTTATGTAACCCACGGAGTGGTACACTATTGCGTGGGAAACATGCCGGGTGCGGTGCCGCACACCTCGACGTACGCCCTCACGAACGCCACGTTGCCGTACGTCGTGGCGCTAGCTCGCAAAGGCTTCGCGGGGGCGATCCGGGAAGACCCGGCGCTCGCCAAAGGAGTGAACGTGCACGAGGGACGCGTGACGAACCGGCCCGTCGCGGAAGCGCATGGGCTCGAGTACACCCCGCTCACAGCGCTCGTGCCTGTCGAATCCTGA
- a CDS encoding CTP synthase: MTKHIFVTGGVSSSLGKGLTASSLGRLLKSRGLRVVMQKLDPYINVDPGTMNPFQHGEVFVTDDGAETDLDIGHYERFLDENLSRDSNITTGSVYSAVIARERRGDYLGATVQVIPHITEEIKSRIRRLATEEVDVVITEVGGTVGDIESLPFLEAIRQMRHDVGRDNVFYLHVSLVPYIGPSGELKTKPTQHSVAELRSIGIQPDAIVCRSDRPLGTSLKKKIALMCDVDVTGVVSALDARNIYEIPLVLHSEGLDSYVVKHLGLEATEPDLTEWQALVRRMSAAKRTVRIGIVGKYVTLADSYLSVVESVKHGGIAQDARVEIVWIASDELTENHDVLATLDGILVPGGFGVRGIEGKVAAVRYAREQGVPFLGLCLGLQCAVIEFARNACSLENANSSEFDATTPHPVIDLMPDQKDILNMGGTMRLGVWACKLEPGSLARELYGESVVLERHRHRYEVNNRYRRPMEDAGIRFSGTTIEGRLVEIIEIPSHPFFLASQFHPEFKSRPTRAHPMFFGFVGAALARAESRARSSEGAEQPATT, from the coding sequence TTGACCAAACACATCTTCGTAACCGGCGGCGTTTCCTCGAGTCTCGGCAAGGGGCTCACGGCTTCCTCTCTCGGCAGGCTCCTGAAGTCCCGCGGTCTGCGGGTCGTCATGCAGAAGCTCGACCCGTACATCAACGTGGATCCGGGGACGATGAACCCGTTCCAGCACGGCGAGGTCTTCGTTACCGACGACGGCGCCGAGACCGACCTGGACATCGGTCACTACGAGCGCTTCCTCGACGAGAACCTCTCCCGCGACTCCAACATCACGACCGGAAGCGTCTATTCGGCCGTGATCGCGCGCGAGCGCCGCGGCGACTACCTCGGCGCGACGGTGCAGGTGATCCCGCATATCACCGAGGAGATCAAGAGCCGGATCCGTCGCCTGGCGACCGAGGAAGTCGACGTTGTCATCACCGAGGTGGGCGGGACGGTCGGCGACATCGAGTCGCTGCCATTCCTCGAAGCGATCCGGCAGATGCGCCACGATGTCGGCCGCGACAATGTCTTCTACCTGCACGTTTCGCTCGTCCCCTACATCGGGCCGTCGGGCGAGCTCAAGACCAAACCGACCCAGCACTCGGTCGCCGAGCTGCGCTCCATCGGTATCCAGCCAGACGCCATCGTGTGCCGGAGCGACCGGCCGCTCGGAACCTCGCTGAAGAAGAAGATCGCACTGATGTGCGACGTCGACGTCACGGGGGTCGTGTCCGCGCTCGACGCGCGGAACATCTACGAGATCCCTCTGGTCCTGCATTCCGAAGGCCTCGACTCGTACGTCGTGAAGCACCTCGGCCTCGAAGCGACCGAGCCCGACCTGACGGAATGGCAGGCGCTGGTCCGCCGGATGTCCGCCGCGAAGCGCACGGTTCGCATCGGCATCGTCGGGAAGTACGTGACGCTGGCCGATTCCTACCTTTCGGTGGTCGAGTCGGTGAAGCACGGGGGCATCGCGCAAGACGCACGCGTCGAGATCGTCTGGATCGCCTCCGACGAACTCACCGAGAACCACGATGTCCTCGCGACGCTGGACGGCATCCTCGTTCCCGGCGGCTTCGGGGTTCGCGGGATCGAGGGCAAGGTCGCCGCCGTCCGCTACGCACGCGAGCAGGGCGTGCCGTTCCTCGGGTTGTGCCTCGGTCTGCAGTGCGCCGTGATCGAGTTCGCTCGCAACGCCTGCAGCCTCGAGAACGCGAACTCCTCCGAGTTCGACGCCACCACTCCGCACCCAGTGATCGACCTGATGCCCGACCAGAAAGACATCCTCAACATGGGCGGGACGATGCGTCTCGGCGTGTGGGCTTGCAAGCTCGAGCCCGGATCGCTCGCCCGTGAGCTATACGGCGAGAGCGTCGTGCTCGAGCGCCACCGGCATCGCTATGAGGTGAACAACCGCTACCGCCGCCCCATGGAGGATGCCGGGATCCGGTTCTCCGGAACGACGATCGAAGGCAGGCTCGTCGAGATCATCGAGATCCCGTCACATCCGTTCTTCCTCGCCTCGCAGTTCCATCCCGAGTTCAAGAGCCGCCCCACCCGGGCGCATCCGATGTTCTTCGGGTTCGTCGGAGCAGCGCTCGCAAGAGCGGAGTCCCGCGCGCGATCGTCCGAGGGCGCCGAACAGCCCGCCACGACGTAA
- a CDS encoding glycosyltransferase family 2 protein, with translation MKVVAVVPARNESGRVGATVSALRAIPEVGEIVVVDDGSTDATAEEAKRAGARVVRLGRTRGKGNALRQGIATAGPCDVYLLVDADLGYSARVLGALLEPVLAGRIDVAIAAPPRGDGGPSGFGLVETFARWGVRRLAGSVMDRPLSGQRAIRGEVVDAVGGFAPGFGVDAAFTVDALRAGYRVIEVPCEFTHAKTGRDPAGFAHRARQGAEVARALASRWRRR, from the coding sequence TTGAAAGTCGTCGCCGTCGTACCGGCACGCAACGAGTCCGGTCGGGTCGGGGCGACCGTCTCGGCCCTTCGCGCCATCCCCGAGGTCGGTGAGATCGTCGTCGTCGACGACGGCTCAACCGACGCCACCGCCGAGGAAGCCAAGCGCGCCGGCGCCCGCGTCGTTCGACTCGGCCGCACGCGGGGGAAAGGCAACGCCCTCCGGCAAGGGATCGCCACGGCCGGCCCCTGCGACGTGTATCTGCTCGTCGACGCGGACCTCGGCTACTCGGCGCGCGTGCTCGGCGCACTCCTCGAGCCTGTTCTGGCCGGCAGGATCGACGTCGCGATCGCCGCACCGCCGAGGGGCGACGGAGGGCCGTCCGGTTTCGGGCTGGTCGAGACCTTCGCCCGGTGGGGGGTGCGCCGCCTCGCAGGAAGCGTCATGGATCGTCCTCTGTCCGGACAGCGGGCGATCCGAGGCGAGGTCGTCGACGCCGTCGGAGGATTCGCCCCCGGCTTCGGCGTCGACGCTGCCTTCACCGTCGATGCGCTCCGGGCGGGGTACCGTGTGATCGAAGTGCCCTGCGAATTCACGCACGCCAAGACGGGCCGCGACCCGGCAGGTTTCGCCCACCGCGCCCGCCAGGGAGCCGAGGTCGCGCGGGCACTGGCGAGCCGATGGAGGCGCCGATGA
- a CDS encoding copper transporter: MINLRYHIVSLTAVFLALGLGILAGTTVIDQEVVKGLRNNTNALQEQFNDMRNQRDALQQQLDLFEGFSDVVVPPLLQGLLAGRAVVIVTDRQAPGDLVNSIAETLTLAGAKRPTRLTLTERWALDQPATTQQLATVLGVTASSRDDVITEAAGGLATRLGGSGDPRTQGDLIGALENSGFLDVDDLPQTGAFPAANALVVVVTSGADDATPSEDAFFIPFLRRLSTTRIAGVAEGMGVPRSFAEKIRGDRALARAVCSVDHADSVAGRLSLVYALRDLGAGRPAAHYGIRGGAQAVAPDVRP; the protein is encoded by the coding sequence ATGATCAACCTCCGGTACCACATCGTCTCGCTCACGGCCGTGTTCCTGGCGCTGGGCTTGGGCATCCTCGCCGGAACGACCGTGATCGACCAGGAGGTCGTGAAGGGCTTGCGGAACAACACGAACGCCTTGCAGGAACAGTTCAACGACATGAGGAACCAGCGCGACGCGCTCCAACAGCAACTTGATCTTTTCGAGGGGTTTTCCGACGTGGTGGTCCCGCCCCTTCTTCAAGGCCTTCTCGCGGGGCGCGCCGTCGTGATCGTGACCGACCGCCAGGCGCCGGGTGATCTCGTGAACTCCATCGCCGAGACGCTGACCCTGGCCGGAGCCAAGCGGCCCACCAGGCTGACCCTCACCGAGCGTTGGGCGCTGGACCAGCCGGCCACGACCCAGCAGCTCGCGACCGTGCTCGGCGTGACGGCATCGTCGCGCGACGACGTGATCACCGAAGCAGCTGGGGGCCTTGCAACGCGCCTCGGCGGTTCCGGCGATCCCCGCACGCAAGGCGATCTGATCGGTGCGCTCGAGAACTCCGGATTCCTCGACGTCGACGACCTCCCTCAGACCGGCGCGTTCCCCGCCGCGAACGCCTTGGTGGTCGTCGTGACCTCGGGCGCGGATGACGCAACGCCGAGTGAAGACGCGTTCTTCATCCCGTTCCTTCGCCGGCTGAGCACCACGCGCATCGCCGGAGTCGCCGAAGGCATGGGCGTGCCTCGATCCTTCGCAGAGAAGATCCGCGGCGACCGGGCGCTGGCGAGGGCGGTGTGCTCCGTCGATCACGCCGATTCCGTCGCCGGGCGGCTGTCGCTCGTCTATGCGCTCAGAGACCTCGGCGCCGGGCGGCCGGCTGCGCACTACGGCATCCGCGGGGGAGCGCAGGCCGTCGCCCCAGACGTCCGCCCTTGA
- the steA gene encoding putative cytokinetic ring protein SteA, whose translation MAKDPARTAVRPGARKSRWRRRRDPDGVEAVVRVDRRTKDLIHRLRPGEIAVIDHEDLDRVSAEGLVERGVGAVVNARSSITGRYPNTGPAILARAGVPLVDRAGADVLDAVTEGERLMLRGTELLRVDEVIAKGILLEGEELDRQLGAAHARMGEELEAFSRNTMTYLAQERELFLSGAGVPDTRTAFEGRHALVVVRGYDYKRDLQTLRGYISDVKPVIVAVDGAADALIDEGLKPDIIIGDMDSVSTAALTSGAEVIVHAYPDGRAPGHERVRGLGIDAAVFASGGTSEDIALLLAYERGADLIVAVGSHANLVEFLDKGRGGMASTFLVRLKVGPKLVDAKGVNRLYRPIVRTRDLMLLIGAALLTWLMVALISPAVRLWFEQMFTRIRNLF comes from the coding sequence ATGGCCAAGGACCCTGCCCGGACGGCGGTCCGCCCGGGCGCCCGAAAGTCCCGCTGGCGGCGCCGCCGTGACCCCGACGGCGTCGAGGCGGTCGTCCGGGTCGACCGCCGCACCAAAGACTTGATCCACCGCCTCCGACCCGGCGAGATCGCCGTGATCGACCATGAGGACCTCGACCGCGTCTCGGCGGAAGGGCTCGTCGAGCGCGGCGTCGGCGCCGTGGTGAACGCCCGCTCCTCGATCACCGGCCGCTATCCCAACACCGGGCCGGCGATCCTCGCGCGCGCCGGCGTGCCGCTGGTCGATCGCGCCGGCGCCGACGTGCTCGATGCGGTCACGGAAGGGGAGCGGCTGATGCTGCGCGGCACCGAGCTGCTGCGCGTGGACGAAGTGATCGCGAAGGGGATCCTCCTCGAAGGTGAGGAGCTAGACCGGCAGCTGGGGGCCGCTCACGCGCGCATGGGCGAAGAGCTGGAAGCGTTCTCGCGAAATACGATGACGTACCTCGCCCAGGAACGAGAGCTGTTCCTCAGCGGCGCCGGGGTTCCCGACACCCGCACCGCCTTCGAGGGGCGCCACGCGCTCGTCGTGGTCCGCGGCTACGACTACAAACGCGATCTGCAGACCCTCCGCGGCTACATCTCGGACGTCAAGCCGGTGATCGTCGCGGTCGACGGCGCCGCGGACGCGCTCATCGACGAAGGTCTCAAGCCGGACATCATCATCGGCGACATGGATTCGGTCTCGACCGCCGCGCTCACCTCCGGCGCGGAGGTCATCGTTCACGCCTATCCCGACGGCCGGGCGCCGGGGCACGAGCGGGTTCGCGGGCTCGGCATCGACGCGGCGGTCTTCGCCAGCGGCGGAACGAGCGAAGACATCGCGCTGCTGCTCGCCTACGAGCGAGGCGCAGACCTCATCGTGGCCGTGGGCTCGCACGCGAACCTGGTCGAATTCCTCGACAAGGGGCGTGGGGGAATGGCGAGCACGTTCCTCGTGCGGCTGAAGGTCGGACCGAAGCTCGTCGATGCGAAGGGCGTCAACCGCCTCTACCGTCCGATCGTCCGCACGCGCGACCTGATGTTGCTGATCGGCGCGGCGCTGCTCACCTGGCTGATGGTGGCGTTGATCTCGCCCGCGGTCCGCCTGTGGTTCGAGCAGATGTTCACTCGGATCCGGAACCTCTTCTAG
- a CDS encoding NAD(+)/NADH kinase encodes MKRVGLFLHGDRAEAEAIGRWLASSLSSRGIAVCALAPDTDRLGKPVTVVDEAGFGSDLDLVFVLGGDGTLLRAAAMVVPTGAPLLGVNLGRLGFLAEIERGELEAALDRIINEGFDVEERMTLEGEVEQGGEVVERFIAINDIIASKTIPGRLIKLGLAIGDEMFTTVAADGLIVATPTGSTAYSFSAHGPIVSPQLDCLIVTPVAPHTLFDRSMVVSRNEAVTITVLPDPDAVSLSIDGRKAVELTAGALVRVRAAGRRLRLAKVDSSPFWQLVREKFRLPDDYH; translated from the coding sequence GTGAAGCGCGTGGGACTTTTCCTGCACGGCGATCGCGCCGAAGCGGAAGCGATAGGTCGATGGCTCGCGTCTTCGCTCTCGTCGCGTGGCATAGCGGTTTGCGCGCTCGCGCCGGACACCGACCGTTTGGGCAAGCCGGTGACCGTCGTGGACGAGGCCGGCTTCGGATCGGATCTCGACCTTGTGTTCGTTCTCGGCGGGGACGGGACCCTCCTGCGCGCGGCCGCGATGGTCGTCCCCACCGGCGCGCCGCTCCTCGGCGTCAACCTAGGGAGACTGGGCTTCCTCGCGGAGATCGAGCGCGGCGAGCTCGAGGCGGCCCTGGACCGCATCATCAACGAGGGCTTCGACGTCGAAGAGCGCATGACGCTGGAGGGCGAGGTCGAGCAGGGGGGCGAGGTCGTCGAGCGGTTCATCGCGATCAACGACATCATCGCGTCCAAGACCATCCCCGGCCGGCTCATCAAGCTCGGGCTCGCGATCGGCGACGAGATGTTCACCACGGTCGCTGCGGATGGCCTGATCGTCGCGACACCGACCGGCTCGACCGCGTACTCCTTCTCCGCGCACGGACCGATCGTCTCTCCGCAGCTGGATTGTCTGATCGTCACCCCGGTCGCTCCGCATACCCTCTTCGATCGGTCGATGGTGGTTTCCCGCAACGAGGCCGTCACGATCACCGTCCTTCCGGACCCCGACGCCGTTTCGCTCTCGATCGACGGACGGAAAGCGGTCGAGCTCACGGCCGGCGCACTCGTCCGCGTGCGGGCGGCCGGCCGCCGCCTGCGGCTGGCGAAGGTCGACAGTTCGCCCTTCTGGCAGCTGGTGCGCGAGAAGTTCCGCCTCCCAGACGACTACCATTGA
- a CDS encoding TlyA family RNA methyltransferase translates to MSPARNAPAEPGASAYVSRGGAKLEHALDALGIDPAGRRALDAGASTGGFTDCLLRRGAAHVIAVDVAYGELAWTIRNDERVRVIERTNVRTLDLSALGEDPVDIIVADLAFISLKTVRDALLAAAAPDADLVLLVKPQFEAARANVERGGVVRDPAVWTETMRSVAAAFRAAGCGLVGATASPLVGPAGNREFFLHLRRGATDAGDDPIDDAVRRAP, encoded by the coding sequence GTGAGCCCGGCTCGCAATGCCCCGGCTGAGCCCGGGGCCTCTGCCTACGTCTCCCGCGGTGGAGCAAAGCTTGAGCACGCCCTCGACGCCCTCGGTATCGACCCGGCCGGCCGGCGCGCGCTCGACGCAGGCGCATCCACCGGCGGATTCACCGACTGCCTGCTCCGACGGGGCGCCGCGCACGTGATCGCGGTCGACGTCGCCTACGGCGAGCTTGCCTGGACCATCCGGAACGACGAGCGCGTCCGCGTCATCGAGCGCACGAACGTCCGCACGCTGGACCTCTCCGCGCTCGGAGAAGACCCCGTCGACATCATCGTCGCGGATCTCGCATTCATCTCGCTCAAGACCGTGCGAGACGCGTTGCTCGCAGCGGCCGCCCCCGACGCTGATCTCGTACTCCTCGTGAAGCCGCAGTTCGAGGCGGCGCGCGCGAACGTCGAGCGCGGCGGCGTCGTACGCGACCCGGCCGTCTGGACGGAGACCATGCGTTCCGTAGCGGCCGCCTTCCGCGCAGCCGGGTGCGGGCTCGTCGGCGCAACCGCGTCACCGCTCGTCGGCCCGGCCGGGAACCGGGAGTTCTTCCTGCATCTGCGTCGGGGTGCGACCGACGCCGGAGACGATCCGATCGACGACGCGGTGAGGCGGGCCCCGTGA
- a CDS encoding SCP2 sterol-binding domain-containing protein: MATREEVDRTLRELLGRLDGAELNDAKLPSDSRTILCVITDLELTYRAEYSKGRIGKLKAVKAGTDGADVRITLSSDELVSLAEGRTSLPMALLFGRIRVDAHARDLLLLRQLF, encoded by the coding sequence GTGGCGACGCGGGAAGAGGTCGACCGCACGCTCCGCGAGCTTCTCGGAAGGCTCGACGGTGCGGAGTTGAATGATGCGAAGTTGCCCTCCGATTCACGCACGATCCTGTGTGTCATTACCGACCTGGAGCTCACGTACCGCGCCGAGTACTCCAAGGGCCGCATCGGAAAGCTCAAGGCCGTGAAAGCCGGGACCGACGGCGCGGACGTCCGCATCACGCTGTCGAGCGACGAGCTCGTCTCGCTCGCCGAAGGAAGGACTTCACTTCCCATGGCGCTGCTGTTCGGCCGGATCCGCGTGGACGCGCACGCACGAGACCTGTTGCTCCTGCGGCAGCTCTTCTAG
- a CDS encoding rhomboid family intramembrane serine protease: MFPIKDENPTFSTPIVTILLIAINVVVFMFQLSKSGEEVEEARFFVCNASIPYEVTHAERIADAQRRGVVFEDRIDNAFATLERQSCPDKNVWLSIVQSMFLHGSILHIAGNMLFLWVFGNNVEDRLGKLKYIFFYLLSGIAATYAQSYVFPSSATPLVGASGAIAGILGAYLLMFPRARIKSLVILVIFITMIELPASLVIGLWFVLQLVSGVGSITADTGVAYMAHIGGFLAGMLLLLVFRPKPVEPVASPY; the protein is encoded by the coding sequence ATGTTTCCTATCAAGGACGAGAACCCCACTTTCTCGACGCCGATCGTCACGATCCTGCTCATCGCGATCAACGTCGTCGTGTTCATGTTCCAGTTGTCCAAGTCAGGAGAGGAGGTAGAAGAAGCGCGGTTCTTCGTTTGCAATGCGTCGATCCCGTACGAGGTCACCCACGCGGAACGCATCGCGGACGCTCAGAGGCGCGGGGTTGTTTTCGAGGATCGCATCGACAACGCCTTCGCCACGCTGGAACGGCAGTCTTGCCCCGACAAGAACGTGTGGCTGTCGATCGTTCAGTCGATGTTCCTGCACGGCAGCATCCTTCACATCGCCGGCAACATGCTCTTCTTGTGGGTCTTCGGGAACAACGTCGAGGACCGGCTCGGAAAGCTGAAATACATCTTCTTCTATCTGCTTTCAGGGATCGCGGCCACGTACGCGCAGTCATACGTCTTCCCGAGCTCTGCCACTCCGCTCGTCGGCGCGTCCGGCGCGATCGCCGGCATCTTAGGTGCTTATCTGCTCATGTTCCCAAGGGCCAGGATCAAGTCTCTGGTGATCCTGGTGATCTTCATCACCATGATCGAGCTCCCCGCTTCGTTGGTCATCGGACTGTGGTTCGTCCTACAGCTCGTCTCGGGCGTGGGATCGATCACGGCCGACACCGGCGTCGCCTACATGGCGCACATCGGCGGCTTCCTGGCGGGGATGCTCTTACTGCTGGTCTTCCGGCCGAAGCCCGTCGAGCCGGTCGCGTCCCCCTACTGA
- a CDS encoding HAD-IIA family hydrolase — translation MILAQAFQRFVLDLDGVVWTGDEPVAGAPETIRALRDAGKRLAFVTNNSSETPETYAKKLADIGAQGDAAEVVTSADAVARLMAATIPALRGRSAYVIGGPGLIERVAEAGVRIDDGSDPAACSIVIVGLDRELTYEKLRRATLAIRAGATFVASNTDATYPAPDGLWPGCGAIVSALRTATGAQPMVAGKPQPMMLEVAQERVGGPPALMIGDRIETDVLAAQAMGWPSALVLTGATGVPELATAPAWPDFVLRRLSDVMSDLPHPQLRQATGPDLPSIAQLLHEGGLPAGAARERVGRTVVAQADRRVIATSAWEPLGDAALLRSVAVASDVRGTGVGLLVVAATLRQVARAGVREVYLVTTDAEAFFTRCGLRTIQREELPEAVAMHRQITRECPASAPVMKLTLPRPEAAAQ, via the coding sequence TTGATCCTCGCTCAGGCTTTCCAGCGATTCGTCCTCGACCTCGATGGGGTGGTCTGGACCGGCGACGAGCCCGTGGCCGGCGCGCCCGAGACGATCCGCGCGCTGCGCGACGCCGGGAAGCGTCTCGCCTTCGTCACGAACAACTCGTCGGAGACGCCCGAGACGTACGCGAAGAAGCTCGCGGACATCGGCGCTCAGGGCGACGCCGCCGAGGTCGTCACGTCCGCCGACGCGGTGGCGCGACTCATGGCCGCCACGATCCCGGCGCTGCGGGGCCGATCCGCGTACGTGATCGGCGGACCGGGGCTCATCGAGCGGGTCGCGGAGGCCGGCGTCCGGATCGACGATGGATCCGACCCGGCCGCGTGCTCGATCGTGATCGTGGGCTTGGATCGAGAGCTTACCTACGAGAAGCTACGCCGTGCGACGCTCGCGATCCGAGCCGGAGCAACGTTCGTCGCCTCGAACACCGACGCGACGTACCCGGCGCCGGATGGCTTGTGGCCGGGTTGCGGCGCGATCGTGTCCGCGCTCCGGACGGCAACCGGCGCCCAGCCGATGGTAGCCGGCAAACCGCAGCCGATGATGCTCGAGGTCGCGCAGGAACGGGTCGGCGGCCCGCCGGCCCTGATGATCGGCGACCGGATCGAGACCGACGTCCTCGCCGCGCAAGCGATGGGGTGGCCGAGCGCGCTGGTGCTCACCGGCGCGACCGGTGTGCCGGAGCTGGCGACGGCGCCGGCGTGGCCCGACTTCGTGCTTCGGCGCCTGTCCGACGTCATGTCGGACCTTCCACATCCCCAGTTGCGTCAGGCGACCGGGCCGGACCTCCCGTCGATCGCTCAGCTCCTTCACGAAGGCGGTCTTCCCGCGGGGGCTGCACGCGAGCGCGTCGGCCGCACCGTCGTCGCGCAGGCCGACCGCCGGGTGATCGCGACGTCGGCGTGGGAGCCGCTCGGGGACGCAGCACTCCTACGCTCGGTCGCCGTCGCTTCCGATGTACGTGGTACGGGGGTTGGACTGCTCGTCGTCGCGGCGACGTTGCGTCAGGTCGCGAGGGCCGGGGTGCGCGAGGTTTACCTCGTCACGACCGACGCCGAAGCGTTCTTCACCCGATGTGGCCTCCGAACGATCCAGCGCGAAGAGCTTCCCGAGGCCGTGGCGATGCACCGCCAGATAACGCGCGAATGCCCGGCATCGGCTCCGGTGATGAAGCTCACGCTTCCGCGACCGGAGGCCGCGGCTCAGTAG